The Sphingopyxis fribergensis genome contains a region encoding:
- a CDS encoding glycosyltransferase family 4 protein — protein sequence MRILIVTDAWEPQVNGVVRTLQATVAELHAAGHEVGVISPDLFRSIPCPSYPEIRLALAGRRKVGRHIRAFGPQAIHISTEGPLGMAARRWCLTNNFPFTTAYHTRFPEYVAARLPVSPAFVWRFIRWFHRPARHIMVATRSLARELAEQGLAQTMMWERGVDHALFRADRTPHPAYAGLARPIQLYVGRVAVEKNIGAFLATDRPGTKVIVGEGPALAELKAQHLDALFLGKLGGEALASAYSGADVFVFPSRTDTFGLVIIEAMSCGTPVAAFPVPGPGDIVTGGAGALDEDLGRAIDMALACDRTDAEALGARYSWASCTAQFAKALTFVPSEPPREAIADARVAA from the coding sequence ATGAGGATCCTGATCGTCACCGACGCGTGGGAGCCGCAGGTCAACGGCGTCGTCCGCACGCTGCAGGCGACGGTCGCCGAATTGCACGCCGCGGGGCATGAGGTCGGGGTTATTTCGCCCGACCTGTTCCGATCGATCCCCTGTCCCTCCTATCCGGAAATCCGGCTCGCGCTGGCAGGGCGACGCAAGGTTGGACGCCATATTCGCGCGTTCGGCCCACAGGCGATCCACATCTCGACCGAAGGCCCGCTCGGCATGGCGGCGCGGCGCTGGTGCCTCACGAACAATTTTCCCTTTACCACCGCTTATCACACGCGTTTTCCCGAATATGTCGCGGCACGGCTGCCCGTGTCGCCCGCGTTCGTATGGCGCTTCATCCGCTGGTTCCATCGTCCGGCGCGGCACATCATGGTCGCGACGCGCAGCCTCGCGCGCGAACTGGCCGAGCAGGGTCTTGCGCAGACGATGATGTGGGAGCGAGGGGTCGATCACGCGCTGTTCCGCGCCGATCGCACGCCACACCCGGCCTATGCGGGGCTGGCGCGGCCGATCCAGCTATATGTCGGCCGCGTTGCGGTCGAGAAGAATATCGGCGCGTTTCTGGCCACCGACCGGCCGGGCACGAAAGTCATCGTCGGCGAAGGCCCCGCGCTCGCCGAGCTCAAGGCGCAGCATCTGGACGCCTTGTTTCTCGGCAAGCTAGGCGGCGAAGCGCTCGCCTCGGCCTATTCAGGCGCCGACGTGTTTGTCTTTCCCAGCCGTACCGATACCTTCGGCCTTGTCATCATCGAGGCGATGAGTTGCGGAACGCCGGTGGCCGCCTTTCCGGTGCCGGGTCCGGGCGACATTGTGACGGGCGGCGCGGGCGCGCTCGACGAGGATCTCGGCCGCGCGATCGACATGGCGCTCGCCTGCGACCGCACCGACGCCGAAGCGCTTGGCGCACGGTACAGCTGGGCTAGCTGCACCGCGCAATTTGCGAAGGCGCTGACTTTTGTTCCCTCCGAACCGCCACGCGAAGCGATCGCCGACGCGCGGGTCGCCGCCTAG
- a CDS encoding UDP-2,3-diacylglucosamine diphosphatase produces the protein MATISTLPIPARFPDPFTTDPHIPERVIGERRSYRTVWVSDIHLGTRGCNAAMLIDFFDHVDCETLYLVGDIIDGWRLKKRHFWPPEHNDVVWRVLKRAKRGTRVVYVPGNHDEMCKPFDGFDFGGVEIRREAIHETADGRKLLVVHGDEFDAVMLAHRWLAFVGDAAYTALMKCNVVVNRVRSAFGLPYWSLSMVAKHKVKNAVQFIGRYEEVVAHAARSRGVDGVVCGHIHSAEMREIEGTEYYNDGDWVEGCTALVEHHDGTMEILHWADEVASRSAPTPLKLPAPARAA, from the coding sequence ATGGCCACGATTTCGACCCTGCCCATCCCCGCGCGTTTTCCCGACCCGTTCACCACCGACCCGCATATTCCCGAACGCGTGATCGGCGAGCGGCGGAGCTACCGCACCGTGTGGGTCAGCGACATCCATCTCGGCACCCGCGGGTGCAACGCTGCGATGCTGATCGACTTCTTCGACCATGTCGATTGCGAGACGCTGTACCTTGTCGGCGACATCATCGACGGCTGGCGGCTCAAGAAGCGTCATTTCTGGCCGCCCGAGCATAATGACGTCGTGTGGCGCGTGCTCAAGCGCGCCAAGCGCGGCACGCGCGTCGTCTATGTCCCCGGCAACCATGACGAAATGTGCAAGCCGTTTGACGGCTTCGATTTCGGCGGGGTCGAGATCCGCCGCGAGGCGATCCATGAAACCGCCGACGGCCGAAAATTGCTGGTCGTTCATGGCGACGAGTTCGACGCGGTGATGCTGGCGCACCGCTGGCTCGCCTTCGTCGGCGACGCCGCTTACACCGCGCTGATGAAGTGCAATGTGGTGGTGAACCGCGTTCGCAGCGCGTTCGGCTTGCCTTATTGGTCGCTGTCGATGGTCGCCAAGCACAAGGTCAAGAACGCCGTCCAGTTCATAGGCCGGTACGAGGAAGTCGTCGCTCACGCCGCGCGCTCGCGCGGGGTCGATGGGGTGGTGTGCGGGCATATCCACAGCGCCGAGATGCGCGAGATCGAGGGCACCGAATATTATAACGACGGCGACTGGGTCGAAGGCTGCACCGCGCTGGTCGAACATCATGACGGCACGATGGAGATATTGCATTGGGCCGACGAGGTCGCCAGCCGCAGCGCGCCGACGCCGCTGAAACTGCCCGCTCCGGCGCGTGCAGCATAA
- a CDS encoding TonB-dependent receptor has translation MNNIRLSISARAALLAAGASFALPAMAEAPIGPPATAAVAEQPAEAAPAAPETVEDAYDDYSEDEIIVTAPRLAGQLDTEIKAEAELDEAAIASYGVSNVSELLDALAPQTRSGRGRGGGRPIILVNGRRIGGFGEVRNLPPEAIAKVEVFPEEVALQYGYSADERVVNLVLKPNFRQVSVEAEGGIPTQGGRFQGEIEPSFLAITDNGRVNINAGWESKSMLLESERNLDYRGDAAQAAEAPARSLLGASDEYRIDATIQRSLNKVTDASVNVRWDQTDTLSLLGPGLAGVGDPLERDSRARNLTTTASVNGMLGDWRWSVSGNYADADQLTFTDRMITPTGGGARFETTDRFDSSQQTFGANANLSGTVTEGWAGPIRLSMTGSYSGLRFDSRSDRSGDIVTTDLARDLPSVFGSLTVPLLDPEYEVGNIGRVSLTLSGQVANPSDFESLKSWGANLNWGVTDNLSLIASFNNDEAAPGIQQLGAAPLTTDGVTYYDFRTGQTVQISTTTGGNPFLLAEQRRDLKLGLNWSPPMVEGLRLSVNYNRNKSYDTANSLPLLTPEIEAAFPDRVTRDANGVLLAIDQRPVNFDQSENSQIRWGLNFGKSFGQQEQRGPGAGRSDGADGEGASPRGPGGGGPRAGGRGGRGGGPGMFGRGPQGGRWQVSLYHTIKLTDKILIRPGVPELDLLNGSATGSGGGSNRHLFELDGGLFHNGMGVRLSAKYDSGSTVTGGTAGDLKFGDLATFNLRFFVDLNQKAKLTEKLPFLKGSRLRLSVDNVFDAQRKITDANGIVPLNYQPGYIDPLGRYIELEWRKTF, from the coding sequence ATGAATAACATCCGCCTGTCCATTTCCGCACGCGCCGCCCTGCTCGCCGCAGGCGCCTCGTTCGCGCTGCCAGCGATGGCCGAGGCGCCGATCGGCCCGCCTGCGACCGCTGCGGTGGCCGAACAGCCTGCCGAGGCTGCCCCCGCTGCGCCCGAAACGGTCGAAGATGCCTATGACGATTATAGCGAGGACGAGATCATCGTCACCGCGCCGCGCCTGGCGGGCCAGCTTGACACTGAAATCAAGGCCGAGGCCGAACTCGATGAAGCGGCGATCGCCAGCTACGGCGTGTCGAACGTCTCCGAACTGCTCGACGCGCTCGCGCCGCAGACGCGCTCGGGCCGCGGGCGCGGCGGCGGGCGGCCGATCATCCTGGTCAATGGCCGCCGCATTGGCGGCTTCGGCGAGGTGCGCAACCTGCCCCCCGAGGCGATCGCCAAGGTCGAGGTCTTTCCCGAGGAAGTCGCGCTGCAATATGGCTATTCGGCCGACGAGCGCGTCGTCAACCTGGTGCTCAAGCCCAATTTCCGGCAGGTTTCGGTCGAGGCCGAGGGCGGCATTCCAACGCAGGGCGGCCGCTTTCAGGGCGAGATCGAGCCAAGCTTTCTCGCGATTACCGACAATGGCCGGGTCAACATTAACGCGGGCTGGGAAAGCAAGTCGATGCTGCTCGAAAGCGAGCGGAACCTCGATTATCGCGGCGATGCGGCCCAGGCGGCCGAAGCGCCCGCGCGCAGCCTGCTCGGCGCATCCGACGAATATCGCATCGACGCGACGATCCAGCGCAGCCTGAACAAGGTCACCGACGCGTCGGTCAATGTGCGCTGGGACCAGACCGATACGCTGTCCCTGCTCGGCCCTGGGCTTGCCGGCGTGGGCGATCCGCTCGAACGCGACAGCCGCGCGCGCAACCTCACCACGACCGCCAGCGTCAACGGGATGCTCGGCGACTGGCGCTGGTCGGTGTCGGGTAATTATGCCGATGCCGATCAGCTTACTTTCACCGACCGGATGATTACGCCGACCGGCGGCGGTGCCCGCTTCGAAACCACCGACCGCTTCGACAGCAGCCAGCAGACGTTCGGCGCCAACGCCAATCTGTCGGGCACCGTGACCGAGGGCTGGGCCGGCCCCATCCGTCTGTCGATGACGGGCAGCTATTCGGGGCTGCGTTTCGACAGCCGTTCGGACCGTTCGGGCGATATCGTCACGACCGACCTCGCGCGCGACCTGCCGAGCGTGTTCGGATCGCTGACCGTGCCGCTGCTTGATCCCGAATATGAGGTCGGCAATATCGGCCGCGTCTCACTGACGTTGAGCGGGCAGGTAGCGAATCCCAGCGACTTTGAATCGCTCAAAAGCTGGGGCGCGAACCTCAACTGGGGCGTGACCGACAATCTCTCGCTGATCGCCAGCTTCAACAATGACGAGGCGGCGCCCGGTATCCAGCAGCTCGGCGCCGCGCCGCTGACGACCGATGGGGTCACCTATTATGATTTCAGGACCGGCCAGACGGTTCAGATCAGCACGACCACCGGCGGCAATCCTTTTCTGCTCGCCGAACAGCGCCGCGACTTGAAGCTGGGGCTGAACTGGTCGCCGCCGATGGTCGAGGGGCTGCGGCTTTCGGTCAATTACAACCGCAACAAAAGCTATGACACGGCGAACAGCCTGCCGCTGCTGACCCCCGAGATCGAAGCGGCGTTCCCCGATCGCGTCACACGCGATGCCAACGGCGTGTTGCTGGCTATCGACCAACGCCCGGTGAATTTTGACCAGTCCGAAAATTCGCAGATCCGCTGGGGCCTCAATTTCGGCAAGAGCTTCGGCCAGCAGGAACAGCGTGGCCCCGGCGCGGGTCGTTCCGATGGAGCGGATGGCGAAGGCGCCAGCCCTCGCGGGCCCGGCGGCGGCGGGCCGCGCGCCGGTGGTCGTGGTGGACGCGGCGGTGGTCCCGGCATGTTTGGCCGTGGGCCGCAGGGCGGGCGCTGGCAGGTGTCGCTTTATCACACGATCAAGCTGACCGATAAAATACTGATCCGTCCGGGCGTGCCCGAACTCGACTTGTTGAACGGGTCTGCGACGGGCAGCGGTGGCGGCAGCAACCGCCACCTGTTCGAACTCGACGGCGGGCTGTTCCACAACGGCATGGGCGTGCGGCTCAGCGCAAAATATGACAGTGGCAGCACGGTGACGGGCGGCACCGCGGGCGACCTGAAGTTCGGCGATCTTGCGACCTTCAACCTGCGCTTCTTCGTCGACCTGAACCAGAAGGCGAAGCTGACCGAGAAGCTGCCTTTCCTCAAGGGATCGCGCCTGCGCCTGTCGGTCGACAATGTCTTCGATGCGCAGCGTAAGATCACCGACGCCAACGGCATCGTGCCGCTCAATTACCAGCCAGGCTATATCGACCCCCTGGGCCGCTATATCGAGCTGGAGTGGCGCAAGACCTTCTAG